A window of Macrotis lagotis isolate mMagLag1 chromosome X, bilby.v1.9.chrom.fasta, whole genome shotgun sequence contains these coding sequences:
- the MTRFR gene encoding mitochondrial translation release factor in rescue isoform X4, which produces MGPRCASDSFMNTLGSTYLPVSLGRLSTGLWQLWLWKKPAFLFPGMGVYRPQVTGKTDSQVLLPLNEADLEEQFVRGHGPGGQATNKTSNCVVLKHIPSGIVVKCHQTRSVDQNRKLAREILQGKVDLFYRGEDSHIYKVKKEAEKKKRERKKKAKETLEKKRLLKEFMLKESRPTAPLPKEK; this is translated from the exons ATTCCTTTATGAATACTTTGGGCTCCACTTACCTTCCAGTCTCGTTGGGCAGACTTAGCACAGGACTATGGCAGCTCTGGCTGTGGAAGAAGCCTGCATTTTTATTCCCTGGGATGGGAGTTTACAGGCCCCAGGTGACAGGAAAGACAGACTCCCAGGTCCTCCTTCCTCTGAACGAAGCTGATTTGGAAGAGCAGTTTGTGAGAGGACATGGTCCTGGTGGCCAAGCAACCAACAAAACAAGCAACTGTGTGGTGCTGAAGCACATCCCATCGGGCATTGTGGTCAAG TGCCATCAAACAAGATCGGTTGATCAGAATCGAAAACTGGCAAGAGAAATTCTGCAAGGGAAAGTGGATCTCTTCTACAGAGGAGAAGACAGTCACATTTACAAAGTCaaaaaagaggcagagaaaaagaagagagaaaggaaaaaaaaagcaaaagaaacccTAGAGAAAAAGAGACTGTTAAAAGAGTTCATGTTAAAGGAATCAAGGCCAACAGCCCCTTTGCCAAAGGAGAAGTGA